The following are encoded together in the Choloepus didactylus isolate mChoDid1 chromosome 7, mChoDid1.pri, whole genome shotgun sequence genome:
- the LOC119539669 gene encoding eukaryotic translation initiation factor 2A-like isoform X1, with amino-acid sequence MAPSTPLLAVRGSEGLYMVNGPPHFTESTVFPRESGKNCKIYTFSKDGTLFTWGSGEKVNIINVTNKGLLHSFDLPKAVCLEFSPKNTVLAAWQPYATSKDGTAGIPNLQLYDVKTGTCLKSFIQKKMQNWCPSWSEDETICARNVNNEVHFFENNNFSTMANKLHLQKINDFVLSPGPQPYKVAVYVPGSKGAPSFVRLYQYPNFGGPHAALANKSFFKADKVTMLRNKKATAVLVIASTDVDKTGASYYGEQTLHYIATNGESAVVQLPKNGPIYDVVWNSSSTEFCAVYGFMPAKATVFNLKCDPVFDFGTGPRNAAFYSPHGHILVLAGFGNLRGQMEVWDVKNYKLISKPVASDSTYFAWCPDGEHILTATCAPRLRVNNGYKIWHYTGSILHKYNVPTNAEIWQVSWQPFLDGIFLAKAITYQAVPSEVPSEEPKVTTAYRPPALRNKPITNSKLHEDEPPQNMKPQPGNDKPLSKTALKNQRKHEAKKAAKQEARNDNPDLAPTPAPQNIPRNTVSQSTSGDPEIDKKIKNLKKKLKAIEQLKEQAATGKQLEKNQLEKIQKEKSLLQELEELELGI; translated from the coding sequence ATGGCGCCATCCACGCCGCTCCTGGCTGTCCGAGGATCAGAAGGACTCTACATGGTGAATGGCCCCCCACATTTTACAGAAAGCACAGTGTTtccaagggagtctgggaaaaaTTGCAAGATCTATACCTTCAGTAAGGATGGGACCTTGTTTACCTGGGGCAGCggagaaaaagtaaatattatcAATGTCACTAACAAGGGACTGCTGCACTCCTTCGACCTCCCAAAGGCAGTTTGCCTTGAGTTCTCGCCAAAAAACACTGTCCTGGCAGCGTGGCAGCCTTATGCTACCTCTAAAGATGGCACAGCTGGAATACCTAACCTACAACTTTATGATGTCAAAACTGGAACATGTTTGAAATCCTTcatccagaaaaaaatgcaaaattggtGTCCATCCTGGTCAGAAGATGAAACTATTTGTGCCAGAAATGTTAACAATGAAGTTCACTTCTTTGAAAACAACAATTTTAGTACAATGGCAAATAAATTGCATTTacaaaaaattaatgattttgtGTTATCACCTGGACCCCAACCATACAAGGTGGCTGTTTATGTTCCAGGAAGTAAAGGTGCACCTTCATTTGTTAGATTATATCAGTATCCCAATTTTGGTGGACCTCATGCAGCTTTAGCCAACAAAAGTTTCTTTAAGGCTGATAAGGTTACAATGCTACGGAATAAAAAAGCTACTGCAGTGTTGGTAATAGCTAGTACAGATGTTGACAAGACAGGCGCTTCCTACTATGGGGAACAAACACTGCATTACATTGCAACAAATGGAGAAAGTGCTGTAGTACAATTACCAAAAAATGGTCCCATTTATGATGTAGTTTGGAACTCTAGTTCCACTGAGTTTTGTGCTGTTTATGGTTTTATGCCTGCCAAAGCAACAGTTTTCAACTTGAAATGTGATCCTGTGTTTGATTTTGGAACTGGTCCTCGTAATGCAGCCTTCTATAGCCCTCATGGACATATATTAGTGCTAGCTGGATTTGGAAATCTGAGGGGACAAATGGAAGTGTGGGATGTTAAAAACTACAAACTTATTTCTAAACCAGTGGCCTCTGATTCTACATATTTTGCTTGGTGCCCAGATGGTGAGCATATTTTGACTGCCACGTGTGCTCCTAGGTTACGAGTTAATAATGGGTACAAAATTTGGCATTATACTGGCTCTATCTTGCACAAATACAATGTGCCAACAAATGCAGAAATTTGGCAGGTTTCTTGGCAGCCATTTTTGGATGGAATATTTCTGGCAAAAGCAATAACTTACCAAGCAGTTCCAAGTGAAGTACCCAGTGAGGAACCTAAAGTTACAACAGCTTATAGACCCCCAGCTTTAAGAAATAAACCAATCACCAATTCCAAACTGCATGAGGATGAACCACCTCAGAATATGAAGCCACAACCAGGAAATGATAAGCCATTATCAAAAACAGCCCTTAAAAATCAAAGGAAGCATGAAGCCAAGAAAGCTGCAAAGCAGGAGGCAAGAAATGACAATCCAGATTTGGCACCTACTCCTGCCCCACAGAACATACCGCGAAATACTGTCTCTCAGTCAACTTCTGGAGACCCTGAGATAGacaaaaaaatcaagaacctaaagaagaaactgaaagcaattgAACAATTGAAAGAACAAGCAGCAACTGGAAAACAGTTAGAAAAAAATCAGCTGGAGAAAATTCAAAAAGAGAAATCCCTTCTGCAAGAGTTGGAAGAATTGGAATTGGGTATTTAA
- the LOC119539669 gene encoding eukaryotic translation initiation factor 2A-like isoform X2, producing the protein MAPHILQKAQCFQGSLGKIARSIPSVRMGPCLPGAAEKICLEFSPKNTVLAAWQPYATSKDGTAGIPNLQLYDVKTGTCLKSFIQKKMQNWCPSWSEDETICARNVNNEVHFFENNNFSTMANKLHLQKINDFVLSPGPQPYKVAVYVPGSKGAPSFVRLYQYPNFGGPHAALANKSFFKADKVTMLRNKKATAVLVIASTDVDKTGASYYGEQTLHYIATNGESAVVQLPKNGPIYDVVWNSSSTEFCAVYGFMPAKATVFNLKCDPVFDFGTGPRNAAFYSPHGHILVLAGFGNLRGQMEVWDVKNYKLISKPVASDSTYFAWCPDGEHILTATCAPRLRVNNGYKIWHYTGSILHKYNVPTNAEIWQVSWQPFLDGIFLAKAITYQAVPSEVPSEEPKVTTAYRPPALRNKPITNSKLHEDEPPQNMKPQPGNDKPLSKTALKNQRKHEAKKAAKQEARNDNPDLAPTPAPQNIPRNTVSQSTSGDPEIDKKIKNLKKKLKAIEQLKEQAATGKQLEKNQLEKIQKEKSLLQELEELELGI; encoded by the exons ATGGCCCCCCACATTTTACAGAAAGCACAGTGTTtccaagggagtctgggaaaaaTTGCAAGATCTATACCTTCAGTAAGGATGGGACCTTGTTTACCTGGGGCAGCggagaaaa TTTGCCTTGAGTTCTCGCCAAAAAACACTGTCCTGGCAGCGTGGCAGCCTTATGCTACCTCTAAAGATGGCACAGCTGGAATACCTAACCTACAACTTTATGATGTCAAAACTGGAACATGTTTGAAATCCTTcatccagaaaaaaatgcaaaattggtGTCCATCCTGGTCAGAAGATGAAACTATTTGTGCCAGAAATGTTAACAATGAAGTTCACTTCTTTGAAAACAACAATTTTAGTACAATGGCAAATAAATTGCATTTacaaaaaattaatgattttgtGTTATCACCTGGACCCCAACCATACAAGGTGGCTGTTTATGTTCCAGGAAGTAAAGGTGCACCTTCATTTGTTAGATTATATCAGTATCCCAATTTTGGTGGACCTCATGCAGCTTTAGCCAACAAAAGTTTCTTTAAGGCTGATAAGGTTACAATGCTACGGAATAAAAAAGCTACTGCAGTGTTGGTAATAGCTAGTACAGATGTTGACAAGACAGGCGCTTCCTACTATGGGGAACAAACACTGCATTACATTGCAACAAATGGAGAAAGTGCTGTAGTACAATTACCAAAAAATGGTCCCATTTATGATGTAGTTTGGAACTCTAGTTCCACTGAGTTTTGTGCTGTTTATGGTTTTATGCCTGCCAAAGCAACAGTTTTCAACTTGAAATGTGATCCTGTGTTTGATTTTGGAACTGGTCCTCGTAATGCAGCCTTCTATAGCCCTCATGGACATATATTAGTGCTAGCTGGATTTGGAAATCTGAGGGGACAAATGGAAGTGTGGGATGTTAAAAACTACAAACTTATTTCTAAACCAGTGGCCTCTGATTCTACATATTTTGCTTGGTGCCCAGATGGTGAGCATATTTTGACTGCCACGTGTGCTCCTAGGTTACGAGTTAATAATGGGTACAAAATTTGGCATTATACTGGCTCTATCTTGCACAAATACAATGTGCCAACAAATGCAGAAATTTGGCAGGTTTCTTGGCAGCCATTTTTGGATGGAATATTTCTGGCAAAAGCAATAACTTACCAAGCAGTTCCAAGTGAAGTACCCAGTGAGGAACCTAAAGTTACAACAGCTTATAGACCCCCAGCTTTAAGAAATAAACCAATCACCAATTCCAAACTGCATGAGGATGAACCACCTCAGAATATGAAGCCACAACCAGGAAATGATAAGCCATTATCAAAAACAGCCCTTAAAAATCAAAGGAAGCATGAAGCCAAGAAAGCTGCAAAGCAGGAGGCAAGAAATGACAATCCAGATTTGGCACCTACTCCTGCCCCACAGAACATACCGCGAAATACTGTCTCTCAGTCAACTTCTGGAGACCCTGAGATAGacaaaaaaatcaagaacctaaagaagaaactgaaagcaattgAACAATTGAAAGAACAAGCAGCAACTGGAAAACAGTTAGAAAAAAATCAGCTGGAGAAAATTCAAAAAGAGAAATCCCTTCTGCAAGAGTTGGAAGAATTGGAATTGGGTATTTAA